From the Chlorogloeopsis sp. ULAP01 genome, the window ATTATGGTTAGGCATTAGCCATAATTCTCTCAGCTTGTGGTTTTGGCTGCCAATGTTACACATTTTCCTGGGCGGAACCGGAGCAGCAATTGATTTGTGCGGCAACACCATGCAATTAGAGGTTGCACCAGTCAAAAATCAATCTATATATTTTGCCACAATCGCCGCCGTTGCTGGTTTCTGTGGCGCTTTCGGTACAACTCTAGGTGGTTTGATCATCCAAAATACTTACTTCGGAGGTTTAGCGGGTTTATTTGCCCTTTCAACCATGTTCCGAATTCTTGCACTTTTACCTCTAATGTTTGTACAAGAAGCACGGGGACAATCTTTTCTTCAGACTTTTCAAGGATTGCGGCAAGTTCGCAAAAAGTTAGCTTGAAGTTAGGGGAGCCAGCGCCGTGCGGAGACTCCGCTCTGTTAAGGTGCCTGGCGTGCTAGGGGCTAGAAACTAGGAGCTAAGAAGACGCGGAGAGAGAATTCCCCGTGTCCCCGTGTTCTCTTCCTACTCAGCAGCAGTAGAACTTAGACTCATAGTCTTTTCCCACAAAACCATGTTATTAGTTGTGGTAACTGTGGAGGGCTGATGTAAGGCTATCAATTGTGCCAGAGTTTGCTTCAATTCTGTCCGAGGCACAATCTCATCTACAAAGCCGTGTTGGAGCAAATCTTCAGCAGTTTGGAAATCATCTGGCAGTTTTTCTCTTAAAGTTTGCTCAATGACTCGCCTACCCGCAAAACCAATAGTGGCTTTGGGTTCTGCCAAAATGATATCGCCTAACATTGCAAAACTAGCAGTAACGCCGCCTGTAGTCGGATTGGTTAATACAGGAATGTACAATAGCCGTGCTTCTTGATGGCGTTGTAGAGCTGCGGAGATTTTTGCCATCTGCATCAGCGAGAGCATTCCTTCTTGCATCCTGGCTCCGCCAGAGGTACAAACTATCACCACAGGATACCGTCGCTGAGTAGCTTGTTCAATTAAGCGGGTGAGCTTTTCTCCCACGACGGAACCCATGCTACCACCCATAAATCGGAAGTCCATCACGCCCAGGGCAATAGGCAAACCATTAATTTCACCCAAACCTGTTTTTACGGCGTCTACTAAGCCAAGTTTTTCTTGCGTTTCCCGGAGACGATCGCTATAGGCTTTGCGATCGCGAAATCCCAAAGGATCGGCAGGGCGTAAATGCTCATCCATCGCTCTCCACGTACCAGGATCGATGAGTTGGCGGATACGTTCATCACTATCAACTCGATTATGATGTTCGCATTCCGTGCATACCATTAAATTGGTTTTCAGGTCTTTAGTATATGTTAAGACACCACACTGAGGACATTTATGCCACAGCCCATCAGCAATTTCACGCTCTTGACGTTCGAGGCTGATAGCACCAGATTTACGTCGATTGGCAAACCAATCAAATAAAGACTTTAAACCACGTGTTTCTTCGTTATTCGCCATTTGTTTTTTATGCAAGTGAATAGTATGTCAAACGTAGGTTAATGTAATTGGCGGTCAAATTTTTCTTCTAACCGATTCAGACCTTATTTTGCATCTTTGGTTGCCAGCTTAACGAAAATACGTAAACCAATTCAAGTCCGTTGTTCTGATTCTAGGGAAATTAATAGCAGCAACGCAGGCAATATATCCTTGAAAAGTAGTTGCAAAGCTGCTGGCATAACAGCCCCAAAATAGAACTTCACCCCCCAATCAATAAATTACTTGTTGTTGTGTCATTAGTTGCGCTCGGCAGGTTGTGTCGAGTCAGAAGCGATCGCTGCATCAGTTCCACTTGCCAGTATGCTCTCGTTATTTCAGAGGGTAATCCAAGTCACAAGATTATGTTAACAGAAGTTTAATGACATAAGAGGTAATGAAACTTACAGTTGTATGTTGTTTGCAAAGGAAGAGAGGAAGACGCAAGAACGTGGAGAGTGGGGAATTAGGCTTGAGGATTAGGAATTTCTCTTTCCCAGGCTGGCAGCCCAGGAAAGCATTGATTGAGATCACGAGGCGGAGCCTCCCAGTTTCCATCACCATGCAGAGTATGGTAATGAGAAATTTTTTGTTCCCTGATTCCCTGTCCCCTATTTATCAACTCCCATGAAAAAATAATTGCAGATAGGTAGACAAAATTGCCTCGCCACCAAACACAACAATTAAGGCTCCTGAAGCAAGGAAAGGGCCAAAAGGCATCTTTTGTCCCCATTTTTGAGGCAGTGTTGGGCGGGGATTTTGACTGGTAATTTGATGCGACTGTCTTGAGATTGAAGCGTGAGCGCCATGCCGCGATAAGAAAATTGCACCACCACCCACCAATGCTCCCAAAAAACAAGCCACAAAAGCAGCTAAGAGCAAATGCTTCCAACCTAACCATGCTCCCATCATTGCTGCTAGTTTCGCGTCGCCTCCACCCATTGCTGTTTTACCAAAGACAATAGAACCAACAGTGGCGATCGCATTAAACAGCCATAATCCCAGCACAGCTCCTGATATTGCTGTCATTGAGTGATTTGCCCATCCCACCCATCTAGTTTCTGACAGAAAACCAACTATCATCTGAAATGCTATCCCCAGTACTAACCCTGACTGAGTCAGTGGATTGGGTAAGGTCATGGTATCCAAATCAATTAGCGATAAGGTGAGTAACCAGCTACAAAAAACCCAATAGCCAAGTGTCAATGGCGATACATGAAACATCCAAAAAATCAGCAAAAATAAACATCCTGTCACCGCTTCTACCACTGGGTAACGCAGAGAAATCTTACTTCGACAATAGCGACAGCGTCCCTTTAACCACAACCAGCCTAAAACTGGTACATTGTCGTAAGCTTGGAGTTGATTTAGGCAATGTGGACAGCGAGAAGGGGGAAACAGAATCGACAAACCAGCAGGCAGTCGATAAACAACAACATTGATAAAGCTGCCAATAGACGCACCTAAGGCAAACACGATCACATTCGCCAATGTGACTATCAAAAGATCCATATATCGTCTTTAGTCATTTGTCCTTGGTCTTTTATACTTGCTCATTCCTCGTTTGTACAAACCAAAGACTATTAACTATTGACTAATACATATACGATTCAATTTGATTCAAAGGCACAAAACATTCTTCAGGCAAGAGGACAGGTTGATTTGTAAAAATCACCTTACCTCGGTGATTAACGCGATTAATTGCTACACCAGATGGTTGTCCAGCCACTTCGGGATGTACTTCACAGTATGTGTAGTAAATTTGTCCAGCAGATCGGATCAGCG encodes:
- the accD gene encoding acetyl-CoA carboxylase, carboxyltransferase subunit beta; protein product: MANNEETRGLKSLFDWFANRRKSGAISLERQEREIADGLWHKCPQCGVLTYTKDLKTNLMVCTECEHHNRVDSDERIRQLIDPGTWRAMDEHLRPADPLGFRDRKAYSDRLRETQEKLGLVDAVKTGLGEINGLPIALGVMDFRFMGGSMGSVVGEKLTRLIEQATQRRYPVVIVCTSGGARMQEGMLSLMQMAKISAALQRHQEARLLYIPVLTNPTTGGVTASFAMLGDIILAEPKATIGFAGRRVIEQTLREKLPDDFQTAEDLLQHGFVDEIVPRTELKQTLAQLIALHQPSTVTTTNNMVLWEKTMSLSSTAAE
- a CDS encoding A24 family peptidase, with amino-acid sequence MDLLIVTLANVIVFALGASIGSFINVVVYRLPAGLSILFPPSRCPHCLNQLQAYDNVPVLGWLWLKGRCRYCRSKISLRYPVVEAVTGCLFLLIFWMFHVSPLTLGYWVFCSWLLTLSLIDLDTMTLPNPLTQSGLVLGIAFQMIVGFLSETRWVGWANHSMTAISGAVLGLWLFNAIATVGSIVFGKTAMGGGDAKLAAMMGAWLGWKHLLLAAFVACFLGALVGGGAIFLSRHGAHASISRQSHQITSQNPRPTLPQKWGQKMPFGPFLASGALIVVFGGEAILSTYLQLFFHGS